A segment of the Staphylococcus ratti genome:
CTTCTAGTTCTTTAATATAGCGTTCCATTTGTTCTGGATTATTAAGAGATTGATGCATTAACTGATAAAGCTCTTGTCTTCGCGTAAAGCGACGATATAAACCGAGCTTCGTTTCATAATCTTCTACTAAATCGCCAGTTCTTCTAATATTATCATAAACGGCTTGGCGACTCACATCAAATGTCTCTGCAATTTCACTTAACGCATAGTCTTCTAAATAAAATAGTCGTAAATAATTGCGTTGTTTCTCTGTTAAAAGAGATTGATAAAAATCAAAAAGATAATTCATTCGTATGGTTTTAATTAACTCATTTTCGCTCATCCGTCACGTCACCATTTTCACTTTCATCTGTCGCTACATTTTGTTCAATCATATCTGCAAATAAACCATAAACATAACTTTCAGCATTAAATGGTTGTAAATCATCTAATTTCTCACCAAGACCAACATATTTTACTGGAATGTGTAATTCATTACGTATCGCAAGCACGATACCACCTTTCGCTGTACCATCTAACTTAGTTAAAACAATGCCTGTTACATCAGTCACTTCTTTAAATGCTTTTGCTTGTGCCAATGCATTTTGACCTGTTGTTGCGTCTAAACAAAGCAATACTTCATGTGGTGCTTCAGGAATCGAACGACCGATAACACGTTTTACTTTTTGAAGTTCATTCATTAAGTTTTGTTTATTTTGAAGACGTCCAGCAGTATCACAAATTAAAATATCTACACCTTTATTTTTAGCTGCATTAATAGCATCATACATGACAGCTGCAGGGTCTGAACCTTCATTTTGGCGTATAACTTCAACGCCCACTCGGTCACCCCACACTTGTAGTTGTTCAATGGCACCAGCACGGAAAGTATCTCCGGCAGCCAACATCACTTTTTTTCCTTGTTCTTGATAGCGATGTGCTAATTTACCAATTGTTGTCGTTTTACCAACGCCATTGACACCTACCATTAAAATAACATTGAGGCGATTTT
Coding sequences within it:
- a CDS encoding putative DNA-binding protein gives rise to the protein MSENELIKTIRMNYLFDFYQSLLTEKQRNYLRLFYLEDYALSEIAETFDVSRQAVYDNIRRTGDLVEDYETKLGLYRRFTRRQELYQLMHQSLNNPEQMERYIKELEDLE
- the ftsY gene encoding signal recognition particle-docking protein FtsY, with amino-acid sequence MSFFKRLKDKFSGRDIENDFGKTDDFESERQKGTHEEVEWRDQNQETEPQTLKDDAQPEQAHDAESHKPHLSEEAQNETPTSPRKKKKLKAKEIDWTDQSWDDDFEDDGLMSIEEFEEIEAQKIGAKFRDGLEKSRENFQTQLNNLIAHYRTVDEDFFEALEEMLIQADVGFNTVMELVDELRMEAKRRNVTETENLRETIVEKMVEIYHQEDDKAEEMNLEENRLNVILMVGVNGVGKTTTIGKLAHRYQEQGKKVMLAAGDTFRAGAIEQLQVWGDRVGVEVIRQNEGSDPAAVMYDAINAAKNKGVDILICDTAGRLQNKQNLMNELQKVKRVIGRSIPEAPHEVLLCLDATTGQNALAQAKAFKEVTDVTGIVLTKLDGTAKGGIVLAIRNELHIPVKYVGLGEKLDDLQPFNAESYVYGLFADMIEQNVATDESENGDVTDERK